Part of the Zea mays cultivar B73 chromosome 4, Zm-B73-REFERENCE-NAM-5.0, whole genome shotgun sequence genome is shown below.
GATTCATTTTCCGATTCAAATCTGGTTGGTCGTGGAAGATTTGGTACTGTATATAAAGGAATTCTACATGATGACAGTAATACAGAAACTGTAGCAGTAAAGGTACTCGATCTTAAGCAACAAGGAGCTAGTAGGACCTTCTTTACTGAGTGTGATGCCCTCAAAAGAATTAAACATCGTAAACTGGTCAAGGTTATAACTGTGTGCGACAGCTTGGATAACAACGGTGATGAATTCAAGGCGCTTGTGCTGGAATTCATTCCCAATGGAACCTTGGATGAATGGTTGCACCCAAGTGCACTTGTCACCAACAGAGCAACTGGGAGTCTAAGCATCATTCAGAGGTTAAACATCGCTCTTGATGTGGCAGAAGCATTGGCATATCTTCATCACCACAGCAATCCATCAATTGTCCACTGCGATATTAAACCAAGCAACATTCTACTTGATGAAAATATGACTGCACATGTTGGTGACTTTGGTTTAGCAAGAATTCTAAACATGGATGCATGTGAACATAATTCTGGTGGAAGTAGCTCGGCTGGAATTCGAGGCACAATTGGGTACCTTGCACCAGGTTGGCAACGACTTCAATTATATGTAAAATAATCCATATTTGTAAATGATAAATGAAATCATGTATCTTATATAAATTCTCCATCGGTGTAGCATATTATTTAGCTAACTCTACATTGCTTCATCAACACAGAGCATGCCATGGGACTCAGAGTTGGTGTAGAGGCCGAGGTATACAGCTATGGAGTGCTGCTGATGGAGATACTTACTAAACTAAGACCAACAGATCATATGTCTTTTGATGGGGCCACAAGCCTTGTAAAGCATGTCGAGATGGCATACCCTTACAGGCTGCTGGAAATACTGGATGATATAATGCTACAAGGAAGCACAAGTCACAGCACACAAGAGACGATGGATATGGTCATCATTCCTGTCGTGAGAATAGGACTAGCTTGTTGCAGGACTGCTGCAAGCCAGCGAATTAGGATGGACGAGGTGGTGAAAGAACTCAATGACATTAAGAAGACATGGGAAGACCATTTCGCAGAAATCACCGGGGCAACCGGCAGAGCGGCGGATGGACGAGCAATCCATTGATGGAAGGTGGCACAAGCGCAATGGCAAAGCACACGCCCAGCCTGTGCACTTGCCAGCTTGCTCCGAATAGAGAGAGACAGCCTACACACGGCTGCTGGTTCTACTCAGTATTTTGCCTAGAAAATTGAGATCCAGTTATATGTATATGTTATATGGGTACTTGTTGAATATTGCAACCAAAACATGTTATGGTAAACACATTATTTTTCATGTCCAGTGGAGGGGTTCCCCTTATTCATTATAtctgtactaactattaagggggcagtgtagactgcccccgctcccTACCCGCACCAGCAACTGCCTCCCGCACCCGCGCGCCGCAGCCGCCGCGAAACCCCAGCTCCCTGCCCGCACCCGCAACGGCCTCCTGCACAGCACGCCACGCCGTCCTCCGCACGCGCCGCAACCGCTGTGAAACCCCCGCTCCCTGCCCGCACCTGCAACAGCCTCCCGCACAGCACGCCACGCCGTCCTCCGCACGCCCGCGCGCCACAGCCGCTGTGAAACCCCTGCTCCCGCGCACCCCGCGCGCCGCAGCCTGCCACGACCGCCGTGATTTTGCTGGAATCCCCACGACCGCCGCTGATTTTGCGCCCACGCCGCCAGCCATGGCCCCTACGCCCGCGGAACTGCCCCACCCCAGCCGTGCCTACGCGAACCCCACCCCAACCTCAAACGCCCGCGGAGAAACCCCTGTGCGCCGTGCCCTCGCTAACCCCATCTCAGCCGCAAACGCCACAAACAACCGTACGCACACGTGTGATTCGCCCCCAATCTCAATACCCCTCGTGGCCCCGAACAAGCCACAGACATCCGCACCCATCAAGCCCCGCGCCACTTCATTGCCCCGACATTGTGCCGCTGGAGAGGAAGGACGAAGGTGAAGTAGCTTGCCCCGTCGACGGATAGGAACTGCTATTGCTCAACCGCGCGGGCCTCGACCAAGGTATGATCGACTCATCATTCGGCTATGGTTCATACTAAGTTAGCTAGGAGCCATTTTTTAAATTGTATACCATGTACTGTTTTGATTAATTCTGAGCATTTACGGCTTATGTGGATTGCATTTTTCAGATTAAGTAGCATTAAAGATGATTGGCACCAATTGCTCCCTAAAATTGATTGTGGCTAGCTAAGTAGGTGCTGTGTGAGTAGGAATTGGACGGCAATTTTAGTGGCGTTAGAGGTTTTTTTTTCGTTTTTAGTCTGTGTTGTACCGGAGCAGCGGAGACACCACTTTGGGAGCACATTATTAGTTACTTGGC
Proteins encoded:
- the LOC103652739 gene encoding probable LRR receptor-like serine/threonine-protein kinase At3g47570 isoform X2, yielding MLCGGPGFFQLPPCSTQATYGRSNHQRMHVLAFSFTGALVVFVCITVCYFMKRASDKASDAEHGLVTLPRNKYKRISYAELYEATDSFSDSNLVGRGRFGTVYKGILHDDSNTETVAVKVLDLKQQGASRTFFTECDALKRIKHRKLVKVITVCDSLDNNGDEFKALVLEFIPNGTLDEWLHPSALVTNRATGSLSIIQRLNIALDVAEALAYLHHHSNPSIVHCDIKPSNILLDENMTAHVGDFGLARILNMDACEHNSGGSSSAGIRGTIGYLAPEHAMGLRVGVEAEVYSYGVLLMEILTKLRPTDHMSFDGATSLVKHVEMAYPYRLLEILDDIMLQGSTSHSTQETMDMVIIPVVRIGLACCRTAASQRIRMDEVVKELNDIKKTWEDHFAEITGATGRAADGRAIH
- the LOC103652739 gene encoding LRR receptor-like serine/threonine-protein kinase EFR isoform X1; protein product: MDLSSNNLSGEIPHTLGSCVTLQFLYLQGNLLQGQIPVELNALRGLEVLDISSNNLSGPIPDFLGDFQVLKKLNLSFNNLSGPVLDRGIFHNNATSVSLSGNAMLCGGPGFFQLPPCSTQATYGRSNHQRMHVLAFSFTGALVVFVCITVCYFMKRASDKASDAEHGLVTLPRNKYKRISYAELYEATDSFSDSNLVGRGRFGTVYKGILHDDSNTETVAVKVLDLKQQGASRTFFTECDALKRIKHRKLVKVITVCDSLDNNGDEFKALVLEFIPNGTLDEWLHPSALVTNRATGSLSIIQRLNIALDVAEALAYLHHHSNPSIVHCDIKPSNILLDENMTAHVGDFGLARILNMDACEHNSGGSSSAGIRGTIGYLAPEHAMGLRVGVEAEVYSYGVLLMEILTKLRPTDHMSFDGATSLVKHVEMAYPYRLLEILDDIMLQGSTSHSTQETMDMVIIPVVRIGLACCRTAASQRIRMDEVVKELNDIKKTWEDHFAEITGATGRAADGRAIH